A genome region from Cervus canadensis isolate Bull #8, Minnesota chromosome 10, ASM1932006v1, whole genome shotgun sequence includes the following:
- the SNX5 gene encoding sorting nexin-5 isoform X2 — protein sequence MQKLGEGEGSMTKEEFAKMKQELEAEYLAVFKKTVSSHEVFLQRLSSHPVLSKDRNFHVFLEYDQDLSVRRKNTKEMFGGFFKSVVKSADEVLFSGVKEVDDFFEQEKTFLINYYNRIKDSCAKADRMTRSHKSVADDYIHTAACLHSLALEEPTVIKKYLLKVAELFEKLRKVESRVSSDEDLKLTELLRYYMLNIEAAKDLLYRRTKALIDYENSNKALDKARLKSKDVKLAEAHQQECCQKFEQLSESAKEELINFKRKRVAAFRKNLIEMSELEIKHARNNVSLLQSCIDLFKNN from the exons ATGCAGAAgctgggagagggtgaagggtCGATGACCAAAGAAGAGTTTGCCAAGATGAAGCAGGAGCTAGAAGC TGAGTACCTTGCTGTCTTCAAGAAGACTGTGTCTTCACACGAAGTCTTTCTTCAACGGCTCTCTTCTCACCCTGTTCTCAGTAAAGATCGCAACTTCCATGTTTTTTTGGAATATGATCAAGAT cTAAGTGTCAGGCGGAAAAATACCAAAGAGATGTTTGGTGgcttttttaaaagtgtggtGAAAAGTGCTGATGAAGTTCTTTTTTCAGGAGTTAAG gaGGTAGATGACTTTTTTGAGCAAGAGAAGACTTTCCTCATCAACTATTACAACAGGATCAAGGATTCCTGTGCAAAGGCTGACAGGATGACCAGATCTCATAAAA GTGTCGCAGATGATTATATCCACACCGCAGCCTGCTTGCATAGCCTGGCTTTAGAGGAGCCTACAGTCATCAAGAA GTACCTGTTGAAGGTGGCTGAGCTGTTTGAAAAACTTAGG aaagtgGAGAGTCGAGTCTCCTCAGATGAAGACCTGAAGCTGACGGAGCTCCTGCGCTACTACATGCTCAACATAGAGGCTGCCAAG GATCTCTTATACCGACGCACCAAAGCCCTCATCGACTATGAGAATTCAAACAAAGCTCTGGATAAGGCCCGGTTAAAGAGCAAAGATGTCAAGCTGGCCGAGGCACACCAGCAGGAATGCTGCCAGAAGTTTGAACAGCTCTCTGAATCTGCAAAAGAAG AGCTAATCAATTTCAAACGGAAGAGAGTGGCAGCGTTTAGGAAGAATCTAATTGAAATGTCTGAACTGGAAATAAAGCATGCCAGG AACAACGTGTCGCTCCTGCAAAGCTGCATCGACCTGTTCAAGAACAACTGA
- the SNX5 gene encoding sorting nexin-5 isoform X1 — protein MAAVPEVLQQQEEDRSKLRSVSVDLNVDPSLQIDIPDALSERDKVKFTVHTKTTLPTFQSPEFSVTRQHEDFVWLHDTLIETTDYAGLIIPPAPTKPDFDGPREKMQKLGEGEGSMTKEEFAKMKQELEAEYLAVFKKTVSSHEVFLQRLSSHPVLSKDRNFHVFLEYDQDLSVRRKNTKEMFGGFFKSVVKSADEVLFSGVKEVDDFFEQEKTFLINYYNRIKDSCAKADRMTRSHKSVADDYIHTAACLHSLALEEPTVIKKYLLKVAELFEKLRKVESRVSSDEDLKLTELLRYYMLNIEAAKDLLYRRTKALIDYENSNKALDKARLKSKDVKLAEAHQQECCQKFEQLSESAKEELINFKRKRVAAFRKNLIEMSELEIKHARNNVSLLQSCIDLFKNN, from the exons ctGAGATCTGTGTCAGTGGACCTGAATGTTGATCCCTCGCTTCAGATTGACATACCTGATGCACTCAGTGAGAGAGATAAAGTCAAATTTACAGTGCACACCAAG ACCACACTGCCCACGTTTCAGAGCCCAGAGTTTTCTGTTACAAGGCAACATGAAGACTTTGTGTGGCTACATGACACTCTTATTGAAACTACAGACTACGCTGGGCTTATT ATCCCGCCAGCGCCCACCAAGCCCGACTTCGATGGCCCTCGAGAGAAGATGCAGAAgctgggagagggtgaagggtCGATGACCAAAGAAGAGTTTGCCAAGATGAAGCAGGAGCTAGAAGC TGAGTACCTTGCTGTCTTCAAGAAGACTGTGTCTTCACACGAAGTCTTTCTTCAACGGCTCTCTTCTCACCCTGTTCTCAGTAAAGATCGCAACTTCCATGTTTTTTTGGAATATGATCAAGAT cTAAGTGTCAGGCGGAAAAATACCAAAGAGATGTTTGGTGgcttttttaaaagtgtggtGAAAAGTGCTGATGAAGTTCTTTTTTCAGGAGTTAAG gaGGTAGATGACTTTTTTGAGCAAGAGAAGACTTTCCTCATCAACTATTACAACAGGATCAAGGATTCCTGTGCAAAGGCTGACAGGATGACCAGATCTCATAAAA GTGTCGCAGATGATTATATCCACACCGCAGCCTGCTTGCATAGCCTGGCTTTAGAGGAGCCTACAGTCATCAAGAA GTACCTGTTGAAGGTGGCTGAGCTGTTTGAAAAACTTAGG aaagtgGAGAGTCGAGTCTCCTCAGATGAAGACCTGAAGCTGACGGAGCTCCTGCGCTACTACATGCTCAACATAGAGGCTGCCAAG GATCTCTTATACCGACGCACCAAAGCCCTCATCGACTATGAGAATTCAAACAAAGCTCTGGATAAGGCCCGGTTAAAGAGCAAAGATGTCAAGCTGGCCGAGGCACACCAGCAGGAATGCTGCCAGAAGTTTGAACAGCTCTCTGAATCTGCAAAAGAAG AGCTAATCAATTTCAAACGGAAGAGAGTGGCAGCGTTTAGGAAGAATCTAATTGAAATGTCTGAACTGGAAATAAAGCATGCCAGG AACAACGTGTCGCTCCTGCAAAGCTGCATCGACCTGTTCAAGAACAACTGA